The Octopus sinensis linkage group LG18, ASM634580v1, whole genome shotgun sequence genome segment TTTCCAGCAGCAACTGGTCCTCGCCGATACACTGCGTCCCAAAAAAATCATCGACCGATTGGCGGGTTTGCGGCGATTATCGATCACTGAATAAAAGCACTATCAGTGATGCCTATCCGGTGCCTTTTCTTCAGGACTTTTTGAGCTCGCATCTTTTCAAAAATCGACCTGGTGCGAGCATACAACCAAATCCCAGTCAAACCTGCAGACATCTCAAAGACAGCAGTGACTACACCCTTCGGAATGTTTGAATTCCTGCGTATGCCTTTCGGTTTACGAAACGCGGCACAGACATTCCAAAGGTTTATCGACATGGTGACTAGAGGTTTGCCTTTCGTCTATGCCTACATAGACGACATACTCGTGGCCAGTAACTCGGACGAAGAGCATAATCAACACCTTCACCTGCTATTCGGACGACTACGTCAATTTGGAATTGTTATCAACCCTACCAAATGTTTGTTCGGAGTtgcttcccttcattttctcggCCATATAGTTGATAAAAATGGAATTCGTCCCCTTCCCGAGAAAGTCAAGGCCATCGTGGATTTTCCACCACCCACATCTCTCCGCAAATTAAGGGAATATCTCGGTCTAGCGAATTTCTATCGACGGTTCGTGCCCCACCTCGCTGAAATAGCGCAACCGCTCACGGATTTGCTACGTCAGCGAACCTGCAAAAATGCAGATATAGCTCTGACCGAAGATCAACTCGCTTCTTTCGCTGCCCTGAAAAAAGCGTTATCTAGCGCTACCATGTTGGTTTATCCAAAACCAGACGCCCCACGATGTTTACTCGTTGATGCATCCGATTCCGGAATCGGAGGTGTGCTACAACAGCTTGTTGACGGTATATGGCAaccgttgtctttcttttctaagcGGTTAAAACCCGCGGAAACCAAATACAGCACATTCAGTCGGGAATTATTGGCGGCATACCTGGCCGTTAAGCATTCCCGTCATATGCTAGAAGGTACCAATTTTGCCATATACACCGACCACAAGCCATTAGTATACACATTTAACACCAAACCGGATCGCCATTCGCCAAGAGAAATACGCCACCTTGATTTCATATCGCAGTACACAACGGATATACGCCACATCAAAGGGACGACCAACGTGGCAGCTGATGCACTTTCACGTGCGCAGATCAATGCTATCCACACCACGTCTACAATTGATCTGGCACGTATAGCAGCTGACCAGGAGAATGACGAAGAACTTCTAAAGCTCCGGAATTCGTCATCTCTGAAATTTCAGCATGTTCCACTACCATCATCCACAGCCCATATTTGGTGTGATATTTCCACTGGTTACCAACGCCCTTATGTACCACAGAAATATCGTCGAGAAGTTTTCTCCGCTCTACATTCTCTGTCACATCCTGGTATTCGCTCCACTCAAAAGCTAATATCGACCCGTTTTGTGTGGACCAGTATCAACAAGGATATCAGAGAATGGACCAAGTGCTGTGTTGCGTGCCAAAAAGCGAAAATCcaccggcacataaaatcaccaatcgGTTCATTTTCGCAGCCCGATGCACGATTTCAGCACGTTCGCATTGATATCGTTGGACCCCTGCCACCTTCGCAGAACTATTCATATTTGCTAACTTGCGTAGATAGGTTCTCGCGATGGCCCGAAGCCTGGCCCCTATCtgatatatcagcagaaacggtcGCTAAAACGCTGATATCACAATGGGTTTCGCGTTTTGGCACACCCGCAACAATTACCACCGACAGAGgacgtcagttcgattcccaccttttcaccgagctgactcgtctcctcgggtgtaaacacacccgcactaCAGCTTACCACCCTGCAGCAAATGGCATGGTGGAACGCTTTCACTGCCAACTCAAGGCATCTATAAAAGCTGCTCCAGACAGTTCTCACTGGTTGGAACATCTCCCTCTCATCCTCCTTGGAATTCGATCCACGATTAAGGAAGAACTGGGATATACTCCGGCCGAACTCGTTTATGGCACAACACTCACCTTACCTGGGCAGATGATCGAACCTGTTTTACAAAACTTCCCTGacccacaacaatatgtgcaccgATTACGAACATCCATGTCGCAGTTATCACCTTCAGGCCCCAGACAACAGAACGTCGTTTCACATGTCCCAAAAGATATCAACACATGGACTCATGTCTTCGTGAGGAATGATGGGATACCCTCTCAACTTCGACCACCATATTCCGGGCCCTACAAGGTCATCAAAAGAGAACCCAAGTATTTCGTCCTCGATATTGGAGGTAAACGAAATACGGTCTCGATTGATCGTTTAAAAAAAGCTTTCATCGAGGAGGACTTACATTCAGTCCCCTCTTTTCCTCAAACAGACTCGGCAACTCCAGCGAACACCACAGATCCTGCACAACCCCGACACACCAAATCAGGAAGAACAGTTCGATGGCCAGCAAGGTTTGTGCAAGTTTTTCGGGTAAGTTCTGAACTCCTAACATATCCATCTTCCTAATGAACACATAACTGCATCACCCACCCAGAGAAATCAATGAACATTTGTgtacgtaaagaaaaaaaaaaattaaaacaaaaaactgtctgtatgaacttttacggaacatttcaaaatcaaactttgccgatgaacatttctttcatttttgcatttacatatttttttgttttctcttcaaaatgtttgctttctcataaatatatttttttgctaactgtatatccacacacatttacaaatcttGTTCTCATGCGTGCTAtcactcgattttttttttcgccACTGAAAGATACCTTGTCTCTATTAGACCTCTAGTAGGTCGAGTAATCAATAGACGCACATCTCTTTCAACGCGCCAACATAATTCTGCctgggcacatatacatattgcccaccatatagcacatacaaattgtaaacctttcatccatatttttatcgttcaatgtgtaaaaaaaaaaaaaattttttttctctgcatgcacacaatcaaaaaaaataaaaaaataataataataataatagtaataatacattTCCAATATCGTTCGATCTCTGTGGCTTTCTCACTAGAAGTGGGGtagtgtaagaattagcacttccttctctaagcttggattcgaaatcagacccaagaatcattggtcgtaaaataccaatgcacaaaaaggcgcgaaatcagaatctctttgttctgacaaaaaatgatggatcgtctcccttcgacctctgacccgagcagTCAGAcgaagtttaacaggacgaccagcgacctactgtacgcgataacactcttgcggtatatctatttttctggctatttgagatgttataaatagaacggagaaataggtatctagagagaagccgaaccaacgtttaagagaacgtcacgcatttatgaggacgacgaaagaatattcagaaaggtgactctgtcctgcatgatttacacacacacacaccatcaaacatattctgctttaatgtgtatcctgtattatgcattcctttaatatgtattatttgcaaccactatttaatatgcattttgtacaagcgatgtgtaacattgcttacaaattgatgtagtgataataaatctttaatttattacaaagcacttatgtatttattaatacatccacgcatccactacaACTGCATAGTGCTatgattatatttgaattttcaagTGTTTCTCTTCTTCATGGATATTAGTGATGTCAATAATTAACTTATCGCTCCACAAATCAATTTTCACCACCTCTTTTCTAATATGTAGCAAATGTGCCCGTGCGTGTATGTCATGTTATGTATTGCATGCCTAGCTCcaatctattatttatttgtggGTATAATTTATAGATAATCAAAGCTTCCTTAAGTTGCCGAGATTTCTAAAACACACTGATAGATGTAAAAATACCAACAAACAAATTAAAGTTACTATTGAAGCCAATGATAGAAATCTCGGCaacttaagaattaaggaagctttcattatctataaattaaactcacaaataaataatagattgCAGCTAGGCACACAATACATaacatgacatacacacacaggcacatttgCTACATATTAGGAAAGAGGTGATGAAAAGTCTgttctgtaaaaaaataaaatttccacCAGTGGAAATAACTCACCAgctgaattgaagaaaaaattttaaaacatctttCATGAAGTGATGTTGGATAAATTAGGTCTCGGTTCTAAGACTGAGGCCTGTTTTTCAAACGAAGGAAAATGTCGTATCTATATTCAAAACTAATAGAAAGGTACCATTTGCTACGATAAATCAGTTAGAGGAAGAATTAGACAGACTAGAGGAGATGGCAATTATTCAAAAAGTAGATTATTCTAAGTGGGCAGCACCAActgtgtgtattaaaaaaaaaaataacaaaataaagatgTATGCCATTTTTTCTACTGGTTTGAATGACTGTCTAAAAATGTGCCACTATCCACTGCCTACTCTGGaggattttttttcaaaattaaatggtggcaaaatattttcaaaactggATCTGTCTGATGCGTTTTTGCAAATTATAGTAGATGAGGAGTGCTTGAAGCTTCTAACAGTGAATATGCACAGaagactatataaatataatagattgCCATTTGGTCTGAAGGTCACACTTGCAATATTTCAGATCCCACCCCTACTATTTTAAAATAGGAAGGGTATATTGAACAATAGCCatgatcaaccagttcagttaGTGAACTACTGCTGTCATCTGAAGTCGCAGCATGTACAGATGAGATATTTCTGCTGATGGAAGACCATTGTGGCTGAAAACCCAAGCCCAACATTTATGCAGTATCGTTCGATCGGGATGTCTGGAAGAGGTACACTGGTCTAGACAAATCACCTGaccagatgatgatgaaaagagaaACAAGCTTATCATGGTTGGGATGCCTTGATCATCTGCTTCTTCAGGGCTGGCCTGGAGCTGAACAGCTACAGCATCCTTACTCTTGCTGTCATCCATCTATGGTCACATGGGAAAAATATGTAATCTTACTTTTAAATAGCAATGTAAAAGAAAGCAGAAATATTTCTTACAAGTACAGTGTATGTTTTATCTTGCTCAATACAAAATGTTTCTTGCTGCAAAGGTAAAACTATCCCTGGAACAAATTCAGATTGCTTGATGGTAGGACCTTGAATACAGCAAGTATGAAGTCTTTTCACATCAAgtctacaacaataacaaaacatgagataaattaataaaaagattAACAATTTACAGtaatgatggaaaaaaaattaaataataacaatcacaAAATTTAACATACCGAATGTTTTTTTCTTGGTAAGATAAATGTTTGTTCTGATATTTTAGTGCCTCTATCACAAAATCTTCAATTTCTGTATGTGCCCCATGGCAAAATGCTTGAACCAAACCTTTAACTTTTTGCCAAATATCAGTGAAGTTaatatcatgaaaattttcaagtCTTGAAGGAGAGgaatttttttcactttcatCTAAAATTAATATTTCCTTAAATTCATCACACAATTTAGTATTGACTGCATTAGTAGCAGAATCATAATTTACAGAACAGATTTTGCTACTGCTTAAGGGATTAAGGTGTTGACTGAACCTAAGATGAGGAAATGACTCAGGAATTCTAGATTTTTGAAGCTTGGATTTTATATAGTCCTCTACATAGTTTTCTAACCAATTTTCTCTAGCAGAACTTGCTGTGGTAGTATGACTAGTTGAACAGTTATTACTGTTTGATGGAATTGGTGAATATACAGATGAATGCTTTGTAAAGAATTGTGTTTCTTTAATGCTATGTTTGGTTACATCTCTAAAAGATGAAATTTGATCAAAGCAATgggaaaaatcatcatcatcatcatcattaggagAAAATACTTTCTTCTCGGGTTTATCAGAATTTATAATGTTGTtctctaaatttattttattcaaatgttCATGAAATTCAGGATCTGAGTTGTTCAATTCTGTAGGCTCTTCCAAACTCTCTAGGACAGACTTTGTAGCTGTATCTTGAAAAAACCAGCTGACATCAGATGTATGCTCAGTCAGAGATAGAACTGAAAAATTAGTAGTTGGCTGAAGTACATTTGGAAGGCTGGATGAATTTTCAGGCTGGTCAATTTGTGAACTTCTAACAAATGGAGTTTTGTGGCTTGATGGTTCCAAAAACTTGTCGACAGAATATGTCAAGGTATCTACATATTGAATACAGTTTTCTATGGTGCTCCTTAATGCTGATGTGATTAAGTATATTGAGATGCCCTgttggagaaaaaaataaaatacagatgtGGAGTATTACTCAGAGAAGATATACAGAAACATAAGCATGAGTGCTTGAGAGTGAGTGCATTCCTCtctcctacacacgcacacatacaataaaCAACAGCTAGTTACTCAGAATACTGTTCTAATGGTTGATGGCAACAGCTAGCATGGGTAGGCTACTGAATGTTTGatccaaaggaaaaagaaagcttAGTATATAGTAGAGAAAAGCTAAAGATGATGGAATCAAAAATATTCAATCTGAATCAAATTATTACTGCTGCCACAaccattttacatctgcttttcataCTGGAATGGGCTGGATGGGGTGTCATGGTATGAATCAGTTCCCATCTGGAATTACTGCCCTCCTACAGGGATTGCAAATTACGTCACATGTATGTTCAATTTTGGGCTCCGTTTCTATGGcatgatgtccttcctaacaccaactacttttaGAAGGCTAAAGGGTCCTTCCTTCGCTATGTCAAACTCTGTTCATTCAATgatcactttacagaatgtactggactCATTTATCATGGCACTCGTAATAGAGAAGTTGGTTTGACCCAGACAAATCTAAAGAGTCCTCTATACTCTCATTCAAGGCATCATGACTGAGGgttgaataaaagagaaagtgatgCAAGAAAGAACCAGGGTAGTAAGAGCAAGAGGGTTATAAAAGAAGTAGTAATAGAAGAGAGGACAGTGATGAGCAAATACATGTAAGGAGATTGAGTAGACAGCAATGTGATGTAGAAAGAGAGTGTAATAGAAGGGAGGGTTCTAGAAAAGGGAATAATAGAAGTAAGAGTGATATCTGTCAAAAAAAAAGTAGTAGTTGAGGAAGTAATTTGTGAGAGTGATTGATAGAAGTAAAGATGAGTGATggtaagagagacagagtgaatgaGTCTCAATGAATAGGTATAGGACAGAGAAATTCTGTTTAGAGAAGCTGGCAACCTAATCCAGTATTCCAACATAGAAAAACAGTGaatacaatgttgatgatgaggtgTTGTTGCATTGTTGCATGCAATTTTGGCTACTTACAGATGTAGCCCAGGTGTGCTAAGCTATCTcccattttcaaaatatttggttaattggTTGAGATAGATTTGAAGAATAAATTATCCATATATCCATCACAGCACAATTGAGCTTTCTTGAGCTCAGATGTTCCACCGCTTAGAGCATCTATAGCTACACTTTTCCTGTATCAGATTTGTCCACTGGAAGTTTCAAGTTCAACATTGTACATCAATTATACACTCATCATTTACATAGTGTTTCTACCAATGAACTTCCTCTCTACACATGATACTAGCATAAAAGCACTGCTCCACTCAAATACTAGCCCCACATTTGGTCAAGAAGGCTTTTTTTGTCTTgaaagttacttggcaacctcactagtgccagtggcatgaaaaatgTAACTATTAcacactgtaaattggttggtgttaggaagtgtgtccagccatagaaactatgccaaaattaACAATGAAGCTCAAATTGTCCCTAGGGCTCACCAAATCCTgttaaaatggatgttaaatgatgataatgatgatgagtgttaatattggtttcaaattttggcacaaggccagcaatttggagttGGGGGTAAGTCAATAACCTTGAACtcatcaactggtatttattttatcaatcctgaaaggatgaaagacaaagtcaacctcggcagaattaacATAAagacactaatgattctgccagcttgccaccttatgaaGTGTTAATATTGACAAGACTTTAGTCCTCTTTCCAGCATTTCTGGTAGCACTCAACACAAAAGTGTAGGACAAATAGTTAAAACTAAAATGTTATTGCTCttgacaaaaattttttttttaatgtctgtttaTTTTACCAAGTCATCATAGGTTAAATGGATAATTTTCAATCAAGAAGGGAAGTTTCAATATGTAGAGATGCTTCCCATCATTAATAATTATGAGGAAGCTTCTATACAGTTACACAATCTGTTAAAAATCCCACTCTCTAAAAGGATAGAATAGACATGACTGAAATGCCCTTGATCATAGATTTCCTCAAAATCAGGACTGACCTAAAGCTAATCAACAATGACATCAACAAAAGGTATATCTAATGTATTTATCAAATACTTGAGTCGCTATCTTCCTCTCCTCATTTTGACATAAAAATTCTAGTTTGAAACAATCTACTTAGAAGGGCTGCCTTCAATGAAATTTCTCATCTTCAAAAACCACAAAGCTCTTTTACAAGAAATGGTAGAAGGTACAATGTAAATATTCTGAAAGCAAATAGTTTATGAAAACTTTAgcataaatattctataaaatcagcatttcttaaTGTGAAACTAAGAGTTAACAcatttaattctttagcattactcggtcaaatgtaatgcctattcattcatattgtttgGAAATTAATTATACATTTCACTGGGCAACAAAAGAGATTTATTGTCTGCTACCATACAAATGGTGCTGTACTAAACTAAATCGAGTACGCAGATTATGAATCTGAATTCAGAATTGCTGTAGCACATTAAGATTTTGAGTtatgcacataattatatattaatactttaTTAGAATTAGGAATAGTTAAGTtcaaggtaaataattattataatagtatattagtactgtatatagtaaatttatattcaaggcaaatagtattataatataattgtaaataGCATATTTATGTTAAggaaatactttatttttgataTGCTTAGCTCAGAAATGTTTGAGATACTTGCTCTTCCGCTTATGAGTCATGCTGGTCTGCCGTTGTAGGAACCAGCAGTATTCACCCATCCCGTGTGGGTTGAACCGGCTTTGAAACCTTGTTTCCATCTCAGATATGTCCTGGTGGAACTTCTCACCATGCTCATCACTAAGGGCACCAAGATTCATTGGAAAAAAATCAAGATGAGAATGCAAGAAGTGCGTTTTAAGGGACATTCAGCATCTCATTCTTTCGTATGATGTTAGCATGTTGTTTATTAAATCAACATAATTTTCAGCCCAATGATGTCCAAGAAAGTTCTGTACAATTAACACGAATGAATCCCATGCTGTCAGCTCAACTAAATTCAGTTTACCTCTGAATTTGCTATCAGATATCAATTCTCTGATCTCAGGTCCAATGAAAATGCCTGCTTTCAGTTTTGCGTCACTTTTCTCTGCACAAAATTTTTCTTTAAGGTACTGGAAGCCACAACCATTGTGCATCCTTGCTTTTATGAAGTTTCTTACGAGGCTGAGTTTGATgtgaagaggaggaaggaaaCTCTTGTGCGAATCTACCAGTGGCATATGCTGTACATTGTACTGACCAACTATGTGCCCATCTCTTTTAGGCCAGTCTTTTACAGTGTAATGACTGCTGTTGTTGAGGTTGTTCGAAACACACAAGAAGAAGGTATTTTTGGTATGTCCCAGCTGCAGTCCTAGGAGGAGGGAAATCACCTTTAAATTACCACAAATATTCCACTTGTGAACTGAGTAGTTAACTCCTTTCAGAATGAGTTCTATCAATTCATAAGTTTCTTCCATACTGACAGAAAATTCAGAGacaattgatcatgttgtttctggttgcccagtccttgctgaaaaggagtacctcataagacatgacagactagggcagtacatccactggaatgcttgtaaatactataaaataaaatCCCATGATAAGTCATACAAGTACCATCCAGAGGATATAGTAAATGGTGAGGGTGTCACCATCCTTTGGAATAtcccaatacaaacagacagaaaaattgactCCAATTGACCAAACATAGTGACCAAGGACAATAACAGAGAaacttgtctgttaatagatatggctgtcccacaagatcaaaatgtctcaagaaaagaatacaaaaagctttctcactataaagatctgaaaattgaaatcacaaaaatgtggaagcttagtactacgataacaccagtagtaattggtgcgttgggaatgataaagaagggagccGAGAAGTATTTAAGCAACTCTGGTAACTCCAATCTCTGTGAACTACAAAAGAAATACTTTGATGGGTACAGCCCATATACTATggaaagcactctccatctaaaatggaataagtgtggtgataattttagcatgcatagcaaaacaaaagtggcTTTGTTACTCCTTGCCTCCAAAGGACGTCTGGTACTATGGCAgcagaaataaagttataatgaaaagaaaccataaatgatgatgatgataacaataataataatgataataaaagatgggctacagcaaatattctgctcaataccacagatttgcttatcagttgtttgattgtaaccagttgagcatgtccttagtggctgacagtatgtgcatttctgatcatgagcagaagtagtaggcgagcatcatagccatgtgttgagaggaattctttggagcttggataattcaactttggaaacatgggtgtttcgttcaacatccttaaatatcCATTATTCTGGACCTtttgagcaacaacaacaacaacaataataaatgccctgatgcaataccaggcactggctctcatggcttctcatcttaactaattggaagtgttatcaagtatattttgctttgatgtaaaagataggctacagcaaatattctgctcaataccacagatttgcttgtcagttgtttgaccttaaccaattgagcatgtaccttcgtggctgacgataagtgcatctctgatcacgagcagaagcagtgggggagcatcatagccatgtgttgagaggaattctttggggtttgaataatttgcctcaggaaacatgggtgtttcattcaacatccttaaccctttcgttagtgtatttattttgagatgctctgtgtttctttcaattattttaaaatataacaaagaatttagtaaaataacttagttatcattaagctaatgttaggaacataaattgggactaaggtttggtggaagattttaattcaaaacttatgaaaacaaggcatttgtactatagagccagagctggtttcagtcgggttagtaacaaaagggttaaacaacccttattcatggaccttttgagagggataGGTTACTCGGcctcaagaaaattctaactaggcccccacctgcaaggtcatgtgctgtatatcttgatttgagatcatcatgtcatgcacttatggttgtgatgcatgtacctggtgtacccatatcagaTGGGTATATTagacttcatatatttgtactccagtgtcactttgatggcatgctcagttctcacactcaataataataataataataataataataatcctttctattaaaggcacaaggcctgaaatttggtgggaggaggactagtcgattacatcaaccccggtgtttcactggtacttaatttattgaccctgaaaagatgaaaggcaaagctgacctcagcagaatttgaactcagaatgtaaagatgggtgaaatgctgctaagcattttgcccaacgtactaatgattctgccagctttctgccttaataataataagagtgacTAGTGGTCTTATTTACCTGACGTAATAGTTCTGTGCCTATTTGCATCCACTgaccaataaaatataaaagacttttagTCCCACATCCAAATTTTCCATGGTACTCTTCACAGCAACCAGAAATTACTTGTGTTATAGGATgctagaaaaaagaaaggaaagaaagacatcAAATTACTGTTCTTCAGAGAAATCTGAGAACAAataacacatgcaaacacacacaaacaaacaaacatactcacacgcaaTCTTTGATGGATTCTGACTGAAAATTTTATAGCTGAATTAGTAAACGAATTAGtaaattagtaattttttttttccttcaataatTTCTGGTGTTGTTTTTATAGAGTGATGCtggtattattacatttttttcctcAGTTACAATAGAATATAACTAATTAccttgattaaaagaaaaatgtaatgacAGTTGTAAGAGTTTAAAGACAGTAGTCAGACATGGTAGTCATTCAATCAAGAtgcaattttgtatgtaaaatctCAAACATACCTTAGTGTCAATATTCTGGAGAACAACAGCAATGTCTCGAGCAAAAACATGCTTGCTGTCGCAAACTATACACTTGATGCTGCAAAACAAGGAGTTAGGAAAACAAagtaaagtttttttgttttttttttaatctgtaaaAGCTGATGAAAATGAATCTCATGGCATTATGCCCTACAGGGAGATGACAAAGAGGAATGCAAAGAAGGGAGAGTCCTGTGTTAGAAAGGATCCATCCAACCCGTACAAGTATAGAAAAGTGAGCTTCAATATGatttaaggtgtgtgtgtgtgtgtgtgtgtgtttgagagagagagagagagagattagacagAATTGATGAGTCAAATGTTTTCATTTACTACAGAAAACTCTGCCTGGTATTCAAGGTGAGTTGGGATAGTAAAAACATGAGTATGTTTCAACTAGACATGTACAAATAAAGAACATATTATAATAGGTGCTTTCACAAAAAATGTAAGAGTGTGCAAAGTTTTTCAAGTTGTGATGTAAGAAACCAGTGATTCAGAATCTTTACTAAGTCTTACAATACTGCAAGCCTCTTGACCTGCTGGAAACTGCTGTCAGATCTTCGTCAGATTGCACCCTGCTATTTAGATACAGGAGACATATTAGATAAACTGtatctgaataaaagaaaatatgattacAAGTAGatttctgtactctttcacattGGTCAGCAATTAACACGAAATTTGTCATTCACAGCTTGATAAGAATGAATTCATTCTTATACTAGGACAGCATATGGCACAAATGCTGGTATACATGATACTTGGTCAAGCCAGAATTAAATGAATAAAGTCACATAAAGcagcattgaataaaatatatttgtgttaagTCATATTTAACACACTCAAGCACACTTGAACATGGGAAGACCCTACACTGCAGAAATAGACCCaggaaaaaattttcaaatttgatgtTTGTAGATGACAATGCATAAGAACACAGAAACATATGCATCCAACAATCCAATGAAGTCATTCACAGCCCAACGTTTTCACACGTGTTGTCTAGGACaggatacgtatacatatatgtgtatattacaatacacacatatcagtcaagtagaatgtaataaaaaaaaactattgtatatgtgtctgtgtgtacaatctatgcatgtttgtatgtgtatatatatatatatatatttgtgtatatacattcagatacccaacacatgtattatatgacccatttcctttaatttattggaatatgattatgtatatgtacacatatgcacaatgaCATCAAACTGTGAATTTAAGTATATATCTttgcaatataaatatacatataaatttatgagTCTTGTGTAGTATATAT includes the following:
- the LOC115221677 gene encoding uncharacterized protein LOC115221677 isoform X3; its protein translation is MQIGTELLRQGISIYLITSALRSTIENCIQYVDTLTYSVDKFLEPSSHKTPFVRSSQIDQPENSSSLPNVLQPTTNFSVLSLTEHTSDVSWFFQDTATKSVLESLEEPTELNNSDPEFHEHLNKINLENNIINSDKPEKKVFSPNDDDDDDFSHCFDQISSFRDVTKHSIKETQFFTKHSSVYSPIPSNSNNCSTSHTTTASSARENWLENYVEDYIKSKLQKSRIPESFPHLRFSQHLNPLSSSKICSVNYDSATNAVNTKLCDEFKEILILDESEKNSSPSRLENFHDINFTDIWQKVKGLVQAFCHGAHTEIEDFVIEALKYQNKHLSYQEKNIRLDVKRLHTCCIQGPTIKQSEFVPGIVLPLQQETFCIEQDKTYTVLLLNGDVSYNNHHVGYKKLAEVKEECLYEEFISKAASKKDRWLEQVQWLIKKLDITILIARGKVDEELKAMLDGDHILVFDNVAHTTMRTLAYNTEPVVYILDATLENTISGVTVKILNSVLQKNTKTFLILWSNQSEVQQTLILCHATCAGLDVLEQEFWLCCHRVSSVLSHSKFLAGQGMTELWIAEYLEAKSDALKQQYSGTSNIEDLYQAEIISKLADSFRNYQVRVQLNSGLPNSEILSEAHCRGSPLSKYHILDDFHSKIHGWKRAIQLVCILLHTDAHIILC
- the LOC115221677 gene encoding uncharacterized protein LOC115221677 isoform X1; this translates as MTMFTREETDLTTTVDITVSLARYATSMLGNPDCIKCIVCDSKHVFARDIAVVLQNIDTKHPITQVISGCCEEYHGKFGCGTKSLLYFIGQWMQIGTELLRQGISIYLITSALRSTIENCIQYVDTLTYSVDKFLEPSSHKTPFVRSSQIDQPENSSSLPNVLQPTTNFSVLSLTEHTSDVSWFFQDTATKSVLESLEEPTELNNSDPEFHEHLNKINLENNIINSDKPEKKVFSPNDDDDDDFSHCFDQISSFRDVTKHSIKETQFFTKHSSVYSPIPSNSNNCSTSHTTTASSARENWLENYVEDYIKSKLQKSRIPESFPHLRFSQHLNPLSSSKICSVNYDSATNAVNTKLCDEFKEILILDESEKNSSPSRLENFHDINFTDIWQKVKGLVQAFCHGAHTEIEDFVIEALKYQNKHLSYQEKNIRLDVKRLHTCCIQGPTIKQSEFVPGIVLPLQQETFCIEQDKTYTVLLLNGDVSYNNHHVGYKKLAEVKEECLYEEFISKAASKKDRWLEQVQWLIKKLDITILIARGKVDEELKAMLDGDHILVFDNVAHTTMRTLAYNTEPVVYILDATLENTISGVTVKILNSVLQKNTKTFLILWSNQSEVQQTLILCHATCAGLDVLEQEFWLCCHRVSSVLSHSKFLAGQGMTELWIAEYLEAKSDALKQQYSGTSNIEDLYQAEIISKLADSFRNYQVRVQLNSGLPNSEILSEAHCRGSPLSKYHILDDFHSKIHGWKRAIQLVCILLHTDAHIILC